AAGATATGCAGGAGCAATCTAGAATTCTCTCGAAGATTGCATCCCTCGTAGACGAAGGCAAGATTCGCTCCACAATTTTCCGCTCAATGTCTCCGATCAATTCCGAAAATATGAAAGAGGCTCATAGACTGCTTGAATCTGGAAAATCCATAGGGAAAATCGTCATCTCCGAATGGTAGACAAAGTACGCAAGGGCTGCGAGCCAACCAGTTGTGAGCAAAAAAATAGCTCGCTGAAATTGGATTGACCTTCGAGTGTCTAGTTTTTGATCACCCCTGTTCAAGTTCTTGTTAGGTGTCTAGGCTTGGCTGACAAAAATTGTCAGAGCGGCGATACAATCGTGCTCCCATGGTTTAGATCTTGCTGGTTCAATGATAGGACGCTTCAACGGAAGGTCAGATTGCCTGGGGGGGTATTATGGCATCATCGTGGAGAACAAGAGCTCTCTATTCAGTTACAACTGTTTTGGGATTCATCGTACTGGGGTATTCGGCCTGCTCGCCATACCAAGCGGCTAGGACCACCGATCTCGCAGGCTCTAGCGACACTGCGAACAGCGAGGCGGTAATACCTTCTGATGGTGAGGGTTCGCAAGAAAATCGTCTCCCTTACGACGAAATCTCATTTCGATCCAATCAAGATGTCCTTCTTTTAAGCGCAGGCGCAACTCCTAGCTGCGAACCTTTTAGTACATGGGGCTGGCGATGGAGCGTGGATGACATGGCTAACAAACGCACCGACTCTTGTCTGATTGAGCAGGCCAATATCCTCTTCGACCAAATCTATCGAGACTACTCTAACCAGTCTCAAAACCTTCAATGTGAACCTGAAAACTCGCTTTATCTCGACTCGAGGGCTGAGATGCTCAATCTGTGGGATCAAGTTTCCAGTCGTTTCGAAAGGGCCGAGTCTTACACATCCCAGCTTTACTATTTCAATATGAGACTGAGTGCATTCGATGCATTGCACGCTGGGCGCCAGACTACTTGTAAGGATATCACCGTCGAACCGGTCCAAATCACAGCTCAGGCTGCTTGGAGAAATTCGAGATTACCGGGCAGGGCTTTCGTTGAACTCAGAGGAATCGATTTGAATCGGGTTACTCTTGTAAAGAGAAGTTTCGACGATGCTACTATTTCTGAGCAATCAAGTGATCGACTTTTAATAGAGATTCCCAACATGGTCGCAGGCTTTATGGTCACTACTATTGATCTCTTCAGCCAAAGTAATAAGGTGGGATCAGTTCTACTCAGTATACCCTCTGAATGGTCTACAAACCGAATTACTCGCGTCGAAAAAGTAGGTCAAGACCGAACCGGCTTTCTGCTTCGAGCTTGGGGTCATATCTATGCTACGGTGGTTAAAATCGAATCGAATTGTGGGCCAGTACAAATCATTGAAAGCAAAGCGACTGTCGACTTTCGAATGAAAGAAGTAAGCCAATCTGTTTGCGACTTTACCTTTACCTTCTTAAGAGGTGAGAAAACGGTCCTTTCAAATATAGCAACAGGAGTAGCCGAAACCCATGCTAAACCAGCACCATATTTGTCTCATTTCTATACTGATAGGGTGATTGTATCAGAAAACCGCTCCTATGTTGTCATCAAAGGAAGTAATTTTTCTGAAAAGGGCGACAATAACATTGTCAGCGACTGCTCTTTGATTGAGAAGGTGTACGATGGCGTCGATGGAGCGGGCCAGGCAGGAATTCGACAAATCAATTTGCGCATCGAAAGCCCGACGGAAGATCGAAATTGCCAAATTCAGGTCAAGCGACCCGACGGGTTGATCAGCAATATTGTTGCAGCGAAATTTCTAGCGAAACCCAGATGTTCAATTGAGCTTAGTCAAAACGGACTCGTGGCAAACAAAGTCGGACTGTCTGTGAGTACTCTGCTAAAGTTCACTCGACGAGGCTCTGCGAATGGCCCTCTTTTCTGGAGAGCTACCGAACCAAATGGTTTCGTGCGCGATTTCTTTGAGCAAGGAGAGCTAGCGGCAAGCAATTCTGTTTATGATATTAACTATACGGGCATCACACCGGGCGTCTGGTGGGTTGACTCGGAAGTCAGAACGGATACCGGCAGCGTATCTTGCGGACGCTTTTCCGTAACCGTGATCGGCAACTGAAAAAGGCTGCCGTTAGGCAGCCTTGATTTAACAAACTTCCTATCCGCTATTACCAAAATGAAATCTGGTAAATTCTGGTATTAACGGTAGAGCGCCCAGCTAATTATCTCTTCAAGTTGATAATCTCAGCTAAGAGTTCATCAGTCGTAGTTATAGTTTTGGCGTTAGCCTGAAATCCCCTTTGGTTCTGAATCAGATTGATGAACTCATTCGCAAGGTCGACCGTGGATCGCTCAAGAGACTTCGCAAGTAGCTTGCCTCGCCCCGATGAATTGGGGCGACCGATTGAAGCGGTACCTGAATCTCTCGATTCTTTAAATCGGTTATTACCAACCTTGAACAAATTCTCAGCGCTTTCAAACTTTGCCAAAGCGATCATCGCCAAATCTTCAGCCCGTCCGTTGCTGTACAAAGCCGTGAGTCGACCATCATCACTGAAAGACAAGTTTGTTATAGTACCTGCGGCCGATCCATTCTGGTTCCAGGTAATCACATCAGACTCTTTACCGTACTGCTTTGAACCAACAATGCCCTTGCCGGCATCCGTGGTGATCGCATCACCGAAATCGATCTTGATCTGTTGATCCTGAAGAGCTCCCCCCTTAAAATTGAAGGCTGTTTCAGTCACTTCTTCAGTGTCAAGCTTACCGTCAACTGTAAATGTGATTTGCCCTTGAAGAACCTGAGACATCTCACCCTCAGTGCCACCTTCTATTTCTTGACCCGGAACCAAGCCGCGAACAGTCCATGTTCTGTCTGCAGTTTTGTTAAAGAACATTGTAACAAGGTGTTTGTTGCCTTGCGAATCGTAGATCTCAACGCCAGTTGAGTACTGGGAAGTGTTGTACGGATCTTTCGGATCAAACTCGGCTTTTATCTCCGCTCGAGAATCAAGGTTCATCGAAATGTTGACTTCTGATGTACCCTTGGCCGGCACAAGCGCTCGTGGAAAACGGATATCACCAATTTTATTAACAACCGTTCCCTTTTCATCTATTTCAAATCCCTGCACTCGTTGATCATCATTTGTTATTAGAAAACCTTCTCGGTCAAATTTGAAGGATCCGTCTCTTGTAAAAGACTCTCCATCCGAACCACGAGCAACAAAGTAGCCATCGCCCGAAATCGCAAGATCTGTCGCCTTTTCGGTGGAATCGATGTTACCTTGTGACAAGATTGGGTTCACTGCGCCGATCTTAACACCGCGACCAATTTGATTACCGCCTAGAATACCCTTCAGGTTCTTCGCGATAATGTCTTGAAACTCAGCACGACTTGTTTTGAATCCAGTCGTGTTGGCATTGGCAATGTTGTCACTCACAACACCCAACGCTTCACCCTGAGCTGCTAATCCAGATACACCTGTGTAAAGAGATGAAAGAACACTCATCCCATCCTCCTTGATTCCCGCGTCAGTCAATCAGCGGGGTTAAGGAGAGACCCCCTTTTCAAGCTAAAAGAACATATGTTCTTTTTACTCTGCTAGGTCCAGCCTCTCATATTTAATAAGTTAGAGCACTACTGTACTGTCTATATTCGTAAACACGTTCTCCTTTAATGCTTCTCTGTCCATTGCTGTGATAACTGTCCTATTTGTCACACTCACTACGAGGGCCGAATCACCCATCAATACCAAAGTATCCTTTGAGCCTTTATCTGCGGCCTTATTTACTAATTCATTGAGTTTGGCGATCTGATCAGGCCCCATCGTAATTCCGCGCGACTTCATTCTCTCGATAGAATGATTTGAAAACTTCAAACCTTCACTTTGAGAGGTCGTAGGTAGTTTTGCTTCCGCTGTTTTTTCAGCTTGCCCCTTTAAAACATCGCTGAAGTTCGGCCCATTCGTAATTTCAGAGCCACTTTTAGGAGCAACACTACCTACCGAAGACTGCGGAGATGAAATGGGTTTGATATCAACCATTGTTACCTCCTTCTTCTATAATTGGCCCAAGCTCACCTTCTATTTCCGGTGGAGCACCTGGGACGTTTAGACTACTGCTATCAATACTACCTTCTGCTGCATTTACCGCACTCGGTGGTTGAGTCGACACTTGTTTAGCAGTCTGCGTGCTTTCTTTAAGAGAGGCGTCTTCCAAACGTGAAATGTCTGTCAAGCGAACGGCCTGATCGCCGACCAGAAGCAAAGGACCTTCCTTTGAGTAGTTGATTCCGGTTACAGTACCTTCCACTCTATTTTGAATTGAGAGTTTTTTGCCATCCTCACCGACTGCAGAGACTGAAAATCTGTAGTCTCCCGCACGAGCCGCCTCACCATTATCTTGGATGCCATTCCAGGTGAACTTATGTTCACCTTCTTTTAGAGCTGCTAGCTTGATGTTTCGCACATCTTTGCCGGACTTATCAGTAATTTGTATTTTAATCTCTTGAGCATTTGCGGGGAGTCGATACGAAACGTCGTGAACCTTGTCGCCTGGTTGTCGCTGAATGCGAGAAGCATCGGCGACAACTCTCTTTCCAATAAAATTCAATGCTTGAAAATTTGAAGTTGGCTCTTGAACTTTTTTGAGCCCCTGCAGACCCTCATTTATATTAAACAACTGCTCTAAGCTGGTGAATTGAGCCAACTGAGACGCCATTTCATGGCTTTGAAGGGGGTTCGTAGGATCTTGGTGTTTGATTTGTGCTAGCATCAACTTAAAAAATGCGTCTTTGCCCATTTCAGAGTCTCCGACACCCTGACGCGCTTTGGGAGGCTGGTAGTTTGGATCCGCAATCTCGTTAAGAACTTGCCCTACGTCTTTGTCGTCAAAATGTTTTTTCTGCTCGCCCGCACCAACAAATTGTCGAGTGTCCTTTTGAAACTGTGGTTCTTGAGGAGCAGAAGAATATGTTTTGGTCGATCTTGCTACGTTAATCATGCAACTAAGTGAATCCCATTCTGGTTACGTGGCCGATTGGCAGGTCTTATATCTTCGGGCTTCTTTTGAGCGGCCTCATCGCCCACTCTATCAATACCTTCCCTTTGAGGAATACCAAAGAAACCCTCTCGAAACGATTGGTTAAAATCTTTGAAACTTCCTAAAAATTCTCTGGCATTCTCACGGCCTGTATCGCGGTTAAGATCCGGCTGGGTTTCAGCCCTGTCTGCCGTATTTACTTTGAACTTATCCAAACTCAGCTTGTGCAATTCAAGATTTGACTTCAGATCCCCTAGGTTTGACTCAATGAGCTTTTTGGCCTCTGGCGTATCAGTTAGCAAGTCGACTTGAACCTGTCCACTCTCCACCTTTACTTTTAAGTCGACGTTACCAAGCCCCTCCGGAGCAAGTTTGACTTTCATTTCACCGCCGCCCTGATTCGCCAAGACTCGCGCCTTATCCATAACTTGCTGAATATTTTGATATTGTTCTTCTAAGCTTGCTACACGGAAATCTGTTCGACTCGAGAGAATTTCGCCTGCCCCACCGACAGCCATTGGTTTAGCATGGCTCACGTTAATGATGGCAGTCTCACCGTCAATTCCTTCCGCGGAGCCTGCAGCGTTTGACGTAAGGCCAGACTCACCTAAATCAAAAGTTTCACTTTGCGGAGACTCCGATAGATCTTGCAAATTCGCATTTAGTTTTGTCAAAAGCTCATTCAGCTTAGCTTCTGTTGCCTGATCAAGACCATTCAGGTTTTCAGCTCCACCCGCCTCAGACGACATTGGCGTTGCGCCTCCATTGCCGCCTGCTGCCCTCAGGTAATTGTTCTTTGCCCGGACATTCATAATTGATTGGCGACCGCCCGCAGTTTCATTTAAAAGAACTTTCTTATCATTTAAATTCAACGATTCCTCAAATTCAGAAGGAGCAACTGATTCAACTTCTAGTGATTCAATTTCCAAATCACCCATGTGGTCTAAGTCTTGAATGGTCTTTCCACCTGTCACGGCAGCAGCCGCCATCAAGGTACTTGGCTGTACACCAGAACCACCCGATGCGACTTCGGCCATGCCATTTTTGCCAGACACCACACTTGCTACCTGAGGTGTCGTTCGAATAACCAGCGTTTCATCTGAAGCCTTTGGGGCGTTCTGCGACAGTTTGGCGTCGACAAAGAAGTTATTTTGAAGCCCGGTCAGTTCGCCAAGTTGTCGCTGCTGCTTAGCAAATCGCGCATCTTGAACATCCATGTTTGCCACAAGGTCTTTATCACTTAGAAAGCCGTCGAAATCCTTGGTCGCCATTCTGCTCAACATCTTGTTGTACATTTCGGCTAGGTTCTCGGTGTCGTCGCCGCTGAGTTGAAGAGATTGAGACAACTCGTCTACACCGCGCTCGGGATCATCCGCCAGAGTGTTGGGATCGAGTTGACTCATAGCTGCCAAAACCAGAAAAGAGGGCACTCCCAATTCTCTTTCAACTTCTTCGACAAAATCCTCTACGACCTGAGCGTCTTCTATAGGGGCGTCTTCCATTAGGTCGGCCGCAACACCAGTATTTGTTTGCTGGGCAGGTGACCGTACCTGCAAGGATTTCATTTCTTCAGAGCTCATCTGCTCTTCTAAAGTCTTATTCGGCACTTCAGCGTGAGATTCTCTCGCAGGTTTATGAGTGGACTGATTTGGTAACTGGCTAGTTTTGTTTCTTGATTCATCAGTAGATGCTTCTCGGTGCTGAGATCTTATTTTAGAGTCAGACAAAGAATGGCCAGATTGCTCTTTTTCGGATGGCTTCACCGACTGACGTTTTTCTGAAAGAGTTTTAGAGAAATCATTGCTTGAGCTTTGCGACCCCTCACCTCGACTTCCGGTTCGCGGGGGAACTGAGCTTGTTGTCTGCGAATTCCTTTCAAGCGCTCCTTTGGATACGGCGGCAGTTTCTACCGTAAGAGGAGCTAGCTTGTTAAGATTGGATGCCGCCGATACGTTCACTTCCTCATATACCCCGCAAGTTTTTCAGAAAGACGCTGTGCTTTATCTGTACCGATAAGATTCATAATATCTGCTGCACTTTTCTTCTTCATTTTTTCCAGAATTTCTACGGCTAGGGCCTCATCAATTTTTTCAAACACCTGCGCCGCACTCTGCGGCTTCATATTCGAGTAAAACTCGACGAGCTTTTCAACTCTCTCTTTGTCTGCTTTCACTCGGTCGTCTAGGTGGGTGGAAATTTGACTTCGCAAGACGTCTAACTCCTTTAGCCTTTTTTCTATCTCTACCTCTCTCTTATGCAAATCGCTCTCCAACTCGACCAATTTTTGTTCTCGATCGTCCAGCTCCCTTTTTTTATGCTCTAACTTATTGAAAACAGCTATCTCTGCCTCACTCCACTCCACTTTAGAAGGGTTTGCCTTTTTTTCTAAATCATTGTTGGTCGAGGAACTACTTGCCGTGTTCGCGCCTGAAGACTTGGACATATTTGCCTTGGCTTTAGGCTGACTCTTGGGCGTCGATGGGCCATCCTCTGCAAATACATCAGAGAAAGCACCGATACGAATTCTTCTAAAGTAGGATTCAACGAGTTCAAGATTATCTAATGACCAAAGGCCCGCTCCCAACAAGACAACCGCCATTGATAGCTCAATAATCGGAAACTGGCCCTGCTTCTTTGGCTGGGAACGTCTCCCCTTTGAGGCCACAGGCTTTAACTGCACCTTCTGTCGATTCTTAGAATTTTTCTTTCGCACTTTTTTGAAAAAATCTGTGTAGTCAGTGCTCATCTTCCACCTTCTTTATAAACTGTGCCGAGGCCACTTCATCCAGCCTCTTTGTTTCTTTCTTTGCCATCTTTCTTTTCCAGGCCTCTATCCTGCGTGCCTGCAAAATTTCATAACTTTTGAGCACTTTCTGCTCTTCAATCAATTCCTCTTTAAGCCTCATCACTTCTTCGCTGGCCGCCTTAATAGTCTTATTTTGTCTATTTATTCGAACTTTTTGCCCTTCATCAAAATCAGAATGAAGCAGCAGGAGGTTTGGCGCAAAACTTCCCTCTGATCCCTTGCTCCTATCTGAGTAGGAACGATCCAGATTCTTTTTTAAATCAAATGCCTTTCGATTGAGCAACTCCACTTTGTGATTTGCATCAGAAAACTCAGCTCTCTTAACGTCTCTTTGTCTCGTCTGGATAGATATCAGTTTTTCGAAAGGTTTGTTTTTCACAACCTACCCTCCGAACTCGCAAGAATTGTTTCGATTTCATCAAATCCGATTTCTAAATTGGTTGGCTCTCCTTCAGACTGTCTGAGAAAATCGTCAATCTTGCCTTTAAGGTCGACAGCTCGATCAAGGTGGGCATCATTTCCTCTTTTGTAAGCACCAATTTGAAAGAGATCTTCGCTTTTTTGATAAGCTGACATGAGCGATCTTAATTCTCGGCTCAGACTTATTTTTCTTTCGTCTACGACAAATCGTTGAACGCGACTTGTACTTGCCAAGACATCAATGGCTGGGAAGTGTCCTTGTTCTGCCAGTCTCCTGTCGAGTACAATGTGTCCGTCAACAATTGACCTAACCTGATCACCGATTGGGTCGTCCATATCGTCTCCTTCAACAAGGACCGTATAGAGTCCGGTAATACTTCCTTTCTTTTCAAAGGAACCGGCCCTTTCCAGCAGACGAGGTAGAAGCCCAAAAACACTTGGAGGATACCCTTTCGTTGTTGGCGGCTCACCAACGGTGAGTCCGATTTCTCGCTGGGCCATCGCAAACCGCGTAACAGAATCCATAATAAGCAGGACATCACTCCCCGAGTCGCAATACGACTCTGCTACGGCAGTAGCTACGAATGCCGCCCTCATCCGAAGCAGTGGACTCTCATCACCGGTAGCAACTACGATGACAGATTTCTTTAACCCCTCTTCGCCCAGGTCGTTTTCTATAAACTCGCGCACCTCTCGTCCGCGCTCTCCCACCATGGCAATAACATTGATATCAGCCTTTGAGTTCTTTGCGACCATCGACATGAGCACTGACTTTCCAACTCCGGAACCAGCCATTATCGACATCCTTTGACCAGTGCCCATTGTCGCAAAGGCGTTGATAGCCCTCACGCCAATGTCAATTGGCTCGCGTATTGGCTCCCGAGACATTGGATTAGCAACACTTCTATAGAGCGGAAAATCCACCAAATCTTCTAATGGTCCTTTGCCATCAATTGGTTCACCCAAAGCGTTGATCACTCTGCCGAGCAAGGCCGCGCCACAACCCACCGTCGCTATCGAATTGCGCAAGATAATGCGACTACCTAAGCCGACACCTCGGTGGTCTCGAAAGGGCAAAAGCAAAGCGCGCCGATCCCTAAACCCGACGACTTCACAAGGCACAGGTTCTTTACTTAAAGAGTGGTAGACCTCACACAAGCTACCCAGGAGGGCTCCAGGTAAGTATCCTTCAATCAAAAAACCCACAATCTTAGTTACTTTACCGATCTCAAGATAGAGCTTTTGTCCCTCGAGAACTCTCTCGACTCGGCCCAAATTGAATGCAGAATTTATCTTTTCAACATTATCGATTTCGCTCAAAATTCACCTTTTTTGCTAAGCTACATTGTCACGGATCTTTGGACGCCTTTGAGCAATCAAGTCCCAAGCCCTCGCGAGTCTTTCTTCAATAGTTGCATCAATCGACCCGTGATTGGTCTCTATGTAACATCCACCTTTTTTAATCTTTTCCGATTTCGAAAAACGGAATCGATTTAAAAAGTCGAGCTCAGAATCTGAACTTGCCCTTAGGCGCTCAACTGTTTCAAAGTCTTTCTCTGACAATTCAACATTCACCTGTTCTTCGTCGCCTATATCTTCGACGACTGCCCTAAGTAGCTCTTTAATCAGATCCGGATCCTCTTCGATTTTCTGAAAAGAAATCTTCGACGCAATGGCATAGGTTAGTCGGATGATCTGACCTTCCTCTGATTGAATCAAATCACTCTTAAGGCGATTCATTTTTGCGACGAGGTCAGCGAGCGCCTTTAGATCAGAACTAATTTGTTCCTTTGCCTCAACGTAGGCATCTTCTTTGCCTTCTTTAAGGCCTAAGCTGTAGGCCTCTTTGTAGGCCTGCTCCTCTATGCCTTTCATCTTTTCGACCGTCAGTTTCTCAATCTCACCTTCAAGCTTCTTTTGCTCTAACTCAGAGAAATGAAGCCGATCAGCAAGCAGGCTACTCATTCGAAACTCTTCCTTCGAGTCTATCGGCCTCTTTGCTCTCGCGCCCCCTTCGAGCTTTGGTGGCTCAAACTTCGCTACCAAAACTGCTGGCCTCA
The Bdellovibrionales bacterium CG10_big_fil_rev_8_21_14_0_10_45_34 genome window above contains:
- a CDS encoding flagellar hook protein FlgE, whose amino-acid sequence is MSVLSSLYTGVSGLAAQGEALGVVSDNIANANTTGFKTSRAEFQDIIAKNLKGILGGNQIGRGVKIGAVNPILSQGNIDSTEKATDLAISGDGYFVARGSDGESFTRDGSFKFDREGFLITNDDQRVQGFEIDEKGTVVNKIGDIRFPRALVPAKGTSEVNISMNLDSRAEIKAEFDPKDPYNTSQYSTGVEIYDSQGNKHLVTMFFNKTADRTWTVRGLVPGQEIEGGTEGEMSQVLQGQITFTVDGKLDTEEVTETAFNFKGGALQDQQIKIDFGDAITTDAGKGIVGSKQYGKESDVITWNQNGSAAGTITNLSFSDDGRLTALYSNGRAEDLAMIALAKFESAENLFKVGNNRFKESRDSGTASIGRPNSSGRGKLLAKSLERSTVDLANEFINLIQNQRGFQANAKTITTTDELLAEIINLKR
- a CDS encoding flagellar biosynthesis protein FlgD produces the protein MINVARSTKTYSSAPQEPQFQKDTRQFVGAGEQKKHFDDKDVGQVLNEIADPNYQPPKARQGVGDSEMGKDAFFKLMLAQIKHQDPTNPLQSHEMASQLAQFTSLEQLFNINEGLQGLKKVQEPTSNFQALNFIGKRVVADASRIQRQPGDKVHDVSYRLPANAQEIKIQITDKSGKDVRNIKLAALKEGEHKFTWNGIQDNGEAARAGDYRFSVSAVGEDGKKLSIQNRVEGTVTGINYSKEGPLLLVGDQAVRLTDISRLEDASLKESTQTAKQVSTQPPSAVNAAEGSIDSSSLNVPGAPPEIEGELGPIIEEGGNNG
- the fliJ gene encoding flagellar export protein FliJ, giving the protein MKNKPFEKLISIQTRQRDVKRAEFSDANHKVELLNRKAFDLKKNLDRSYSDRSKGSEGSFAPNLLLLHSDFDEGQKVRINRQNKTIKAASEEVMRLKEELIEEQKVLKSYEILQARRIEAWKRKMAKKETKRLDEVASAQFIKKVEDEH
- the fliI gene encoding flagellum-specific ATP synthase FliI (involved in type III protein export during flagellum assembly), which gives rise to MNSAFNLGRVERVLEGQKLYLEIGKVTKIVGFLIEGYLPGALLGSLCEVYHSLSKEPVPCEVVGFRDRRALLLPFRDHRGVGLGSRIILRNSIATVGCGAALLGRVINALGEPIDGKGPLEDLVDFPLYRSVANPMSREPIREPIDIGVRAINAFATMGTGQRMSIMAGSGVGKSVLMSMVAKNSKADINVIAMVGERGREVREFIENDLGEEGLKKSVIVVATGDESPLLRMRAAFVATAVAESYCDSGSDVLLIMDSVTRFAMAQREIGLTVGEPPTTKGYPPSVFGLLPRLLERAGSFEKKGSITGLYTVLVEGDDMDDPIGDQVRSIVDGHIVLDRRLAEQGHFPAIDVLASTSRVQRFVVDERKISLSRELRSLMSAYQKSEDLFQIGAYKRGNDAHLDRAVDLKGKIDDFLRQSEGEPTNLEIGFDEIETILASSEGRL